One Microbacterium keratanolyticum DNA window includes the following coding sequences:
- a CDS encoding MarR family winged helix-turn-helix transcriptional regulator codes for MPHSPDPSLDLAATDLRLATFRLARRLRHERALDSMSDAQFAVLVILRQHGTQTLGALAERERVTAPSMNRTVNVLEETGYLVRTPDEQDRRRVLIEITESGAEIVAETIRLRDHALAEALAELHLSEEELEILRQASALMRRVAER; via the coding sequence ATGCCGCATTCGCCTGATCCCTCCCTCGACCTCGCCGCCACCGACCTGCGCCTGGCGACCTTCCGTCTCGCACGGAGGCTGCGCCACGAGCGTGCCCTCGACTCGATGAGCGACGCGCAGTTCGCCGTCCTCGTGATCCTGCGCCAGCACGGCACCCAGACACTCGGCGCACTCGCTGAGCGCGAGCGCGTCACCGCGCCCTCCATGAACCGCACCGTCAACGTCCTCGAAGAGACCGGCTACCTCGTGCGCACACCCGACGAGCAAGACCGTCGCCGCGTGCTGATCGAGATCACCGAGAGCGGCGCCGAGATCGTCGCCGAGACGATCCGACTGCGTGACCACGCACTCGCGGAGGCGCTCGCCGAGCTGCACCTCAGCGAAGAGGAGCTCGAGATCCTGCGCCAAGCAAGCGCCCTGATGCGAAGGGTGGCTGAACGATGA
- a CDS encoding copper homeostasis protein CutC, with translation MSRSLALEVAVQDAAGVRVAREIGAARVELTQGLALGGLTPSAATLDLALEVSADGGPEIHVLVRPRAGGFQYDAGELETIERDIRFAVERGAHGVVIGAQDASGGLDADALKRLRDAAGEASVTLHRVIDVTPDLLASLAIVRELGFARVLTSGGASAAIDGVDTLRALVSAAEGAVQIMAGSGVTSANVVEIAGTGVDAVHFSAKRTVVEQGGVRMGSASDGVGGYEVTDLAEAQAVRTALGL, from the coding sequence ATGAGCCGCTCGCTCGCCCTTGAAGTCGCCGTGCAGGATGCTGCAGGAGTCCGCGTCGCGCGGGAGATCGGCGCCGCTCGTGTCGAGCTCACCCAGGGTCTTGCGCTCGGCGGTCTCACGCCGTCCGCCGCGACACTCGACCTCGCGCTCGAGGTCTCCGCCGATGGCGGCCCGGAGATCCACGTACTCGTGCGCCCTCGTGCGGGCGGCTTCCAGTACGACGCCGGCGAACTGGAGACGATCGAGCGAGACATCCGCTTCGCTGTCGAGCGCGGTGCGCACGGCGTCGTGATCGGCGCGCAGGATGCCTCGGGAGGTCTGGATGCCGACGCGCTGAAGCGCCTGCGCGACGCCGCCGGGGAGGCATCCGTTACCCTGCACCGTGTCATCGACGTGACCCCGGATCTGCTCGCCTCGCTCGCGATCGTGCGGGAACTCGGCTTCGCGCGCGTCCTGACTTCGGGCGGAGCATCCGCCGCGATCGATGGCGTCGACACGCTGCGTGCACTCGTGAGTGCCGCCGAGGGCGCCGTGCAGATCATGGCGGGCAGCGGAGTGACCTCGGCGAACGTCGTCGAGATCGCCGGCACCGGCGTCGACGCCGTGCACTTCTCCGCCAAGCGCACCGTCGTGGAGCAGGGCGGCGTGCGTATGGGATCCGCCTCCGACGGTGTCGGCGGCTACGAGGTCACCGACCTCGCCGAAGCGCAGGCCGTCCGCACCGCGCTCGGCCTCTAG
- a CDS encoding alpha/beta fold hydrolase: protein MPETRTAEFRDAHDIAIIYDVHPAEGDVRGVVQLLHGVGEHAGRYGALIAALTGAGFTVYADDHRGHGRTGMRQHGDPEKLGRLGPGGLNAAVDAVWQLTQIIRSENPGLPLILLGHSWGSFLSQKLVNRHPEAYDAVILSGSAHLTPSDLNAAPLNARWAGDDATGLEWLSRDPAVQEEFRNDPLTTEVPLLKLFGVIEAAKLYGRPKKNLGHDIPLLLLVGRDDSVGGPRSVHKLADAYRTRSGLTDVTTLVYPDARHEIFNELQQDEVRADVLAWLDKHFPRA, encoded by the coding sequence ATGCCCGAAACCCGCACTGCCGAGTTCCGCGACGCCCACGACATCGCCATCATCTATGACGTGCACCCCGCCGAGGGCGACGTCCGCGGGGTCGTGCAGCTGCTGCACGGCGTCGGCGAACACGCCGGGCGCTACGGCGCGCTGATCGCCGCCCTCACCGGCGCGGGGTTCACGGTCTACGCCGACGACCACCGCGGCCACGGTCGCACCGGCATGCGCCAGCACGGTGACCCCGAGAAGCTGGGTCGCCTCGGGCCTGGTGGCCTGAACGCCGCGGTCGACGCGGTCTGGCAGCTCACCCAGATCATCCGTTCAGAGAACCCTGGGCTTCCGCTGATTCTGCTCGGCCACTCGTGGGGCTCGTTCCTCTCGCAGAAGCTCGTGAATCGGCATCCTGAGGCCTACGACGCCGTCATCCTGAGCGGATCCGCGCACCTCACTCCGAGCGACCTGAACGCGGCGCCGCTCAACGCGCGCTGGGCGGGAGACGATGCCACCGGTCTCGAGTGGCTCTCGCGCGACCCGGCCGTGCAGGAGGAGTTCCGCAACGACCCGCTCACGACAGAGGTGCCGCTGCTCAAGCTCTTCGGAGTGATCGAGGCGGCGAAGCTCTACGGTCGTCCTAAGAAGAACCTCGGCCACGACATCCCGCTCCTTCTGCTCGTCGGACGCGACGATTCGGTGGGTGGGCCGCGCAGCGTGCACAAGCTCGCCGATGCCTACCGCACCCGCTCGGGGCTGACCGACGTGACCACCCTCGTCTATCCGGACGCGCGCCACGAGATCTTCAACGAGCTGCAGCAGGACGAAGTGCGCGCCGACGTGCTCGCCTGGTTGGACAAGCACTTCCCCCGCGCCTGA
- a CDS encoding lipoate--protein ligase family protein, whose protein sequence is MHGEYKVPGGKLVVVDVDVIDGALANFRLAGDFFLEPDTALDDINAAVNGLPAETDAVGIATAVREALPQGAQLLGFSPEAVGTAVRRALVTAPGWRDFEWEIVHDKAVSPRLHLALDEVLTTRVGTGDRRPTLRIWEWDESAVVIGSFQSYRNEVDPEGAARHGFDVVRRISGGGAMFMAAGQIITYSLYVPAALVQGMTFADSYAFLDDWVLQALRSLGVDATYQPLNDIASPTGKIGGAAQKRLANGGVLHHATLSYDIDGQKMTEVLRIGREKLSDKGTTSAAKRVDPLRTQIGLERSAVIERFIETFRGLTGAVDGTVTDEEYAEAEALVASKFSTDAWLHRVP, encoded by the coding sequence ATGCACGGTGAGTACAAGGTTCCTGGCGGAAAGCTCGTTGTCGTCGACGTCGATGTGATCGACGGCGCTCTGGCGAACTTCCGGCTCGCCGGAGACTTCTTCCTCGAGCCCGACACGGCGCTCGACGACATCAATGCCGCCGTCAACGGCCTGCCCGCAGAGACCGATGCGGTCGGTATCGCGACCGCCGTGCGCGAGGCACTGCCGCAGGGGGCGCAGCTGCTCGGGTTCTCGCCGGAGGCGGTCGGCACCGCGGTGCGGCGCGCTCTCGTCACCGCGCCCGGCTGGCGCGACTTCGAGTGGGAGATCGTGCATGACAAGGCCGTGTCGCCTCGCCTGCACCTCGCTCTCGATGAGGTGCTCACGACCCGGGTCGGCACGGGCGACCGCCGCCCCACGCTGCGCATCTGGGAGTGGGATGAGTCCGCCGTCGTGATCGGCTCGTTCCAGTCGTACCGCAACGAGGTCGATCCGGAGGGTGCCGCCCGTCACGGCTTCGACGTCGTGCGGCGCATCTCGGGCGGCGGCGCGATGTTCATGGCGGCCGGCCAGATCATCACCTATTCGCTCTACGTGCCCGCGGCGCTCGTGCAGGGGATGACGTTCGCGGACTCCTACGCGTTCCTCGATGACTGGGTGCTGCAGGCGCTGCGCTCGCTCGGTGTGGATGCCACGTATCAGCCGTTGAACGACATCGCGAGCCCGACCGGCAAGATCGGCGGAGCGGCGCAGAAGCGCCTCGCCAACGGCGGAGTGCTGCACCACGCGACGCTTTCGTACGACATCGACGGCCAGAAGATGACCGAAGTGCTGCGCATCGGGCGAGAGAAGCTCAGCGACAAGGGAACGACATCCGCTGCGAAGCGCGTCGACCCGCTGCGTACCCAGATCGGACTGGAGCGCTCGGCGGTGATCGAGCGGTTCATCGAGACATTCCGTGGGCTGACCGGCGCCGTGGACGGCACGGTCACCGACGAGGAGTACGCAGAGGCGGAGGCCCTCGTCGCGTCGAAGTTCTCGACGGACGCGTGGCTGCACCGCGTACCGTGA
- a CDS encoding DNA-methyltransferase: MTDASSAPARGAVTLYEGDNLEVAARLPSSSFTLVYLDPPFNTGRTQGRQIVTARRAFTTPSESTSPAEPPAESREPAAAATTNGRSYEPEDEPTGEIRHGFHGHAYERVRGMLRAYDDRFDDYGAFLMPRLEEAWRLLADDGTLYLHLDYREAHYAKVMLDAVFGRDCFLNELIWAYDYGAKPRTRWPTKHDTILVYVKNPGEHVFNVDDIEREPYMAPGLVTKEKAERGKLPTDVWWHTIVPTTGREKTGYPTQKPEGVLRRIVQASSRPGDRVLDLFAGSGTTGAVAAALGRDAVLVDDNPEAIRVIRERIPDAVVGAPRDAPWTE; the protein is encoded by the coding sequence GTGACCGACGCTTCTTCCGCGCCGGCGCGCGGCGCGGTCACCCTGTACGAGGGTGACAACCTTGAGGTGGCGGCTCGTCTTCCCTCGTCGTCCTTCACGCTCGTGTACCTGGATCCGCCGTTCAACACCGGCAGGACTCAGGGGCGGCAGATAGTGACGGCTCGTCGCGCGTTCACAACTCCTTCAGAATCGACGTCGCCTGCCGAGCCGCCCGCGGAATCCCGCGAGCCGGCCGCCGCCGCGACGACAAATGGGAGGAGTTATGAACCGGAGGACGAGCCGACGGGCGAGATTCGTCACGGCTTCCACGGGCACGCGTACGAGCGCGTCCGGGGGATGCTGCGCGCCTACGACGACCGCTTCGACGACTACGGCGCCTTCCTCATGCCGCGTCTGGAAGAGGCGTGGCGCCTGCTCGCCGATGATGGCACGCTCTACCTGCACCTGGACTATCGCGAGGCGCACTATGCAAAGGTCATGCTCGATGCGGTCTTCGGGCGGGACTGCTTCCTCAACGAGCTGATCTGGGCCTATGACTACGGTGCGAAGCCCCGCACACGCTGGCCCACGAAGCACGACACGATCCTCGTCTACGTGAAGAATCCCGGGGAGCACGTGTTCAATGTCGACGACATCGAGCGCGAGCCGTACATGGCTCCGGGGCTCGTCACGAAGGAGAAGGCGGAGCGCGGCAAGCTGCCGACGGATGTGTGGTGGCACACGATCGTTCCGACGACGGGCCGCGAGAAGACGGGCTACCCCACGCAGAAGCCGGAGGGTGTGCTGCGCCGAATCGTGCAGGCGTCCAGTCGCCCCGGCGATCGCGTGCTGGATCTCTTTGCGGGCAGTGGCACGACGGGGGCCGTGGCTGCGGCGCTCGGTCGCGATGCGGTGCTCGTCGATGACAATCCGGAGGCCATCCGGGTGATTCGAGAGCGGATCCCGGATGCGGTGGTCGGCGCCCCACGCGACGCACCTTGGACAGAGTAA
- a CDS encoding M48 family metallopeptidase yields MTTFTSSAAGAVPVAPAATPTNAHFRHRAEVPMLIVGGLTTIVAFVGALTFVTRGVDELPEWAGAALSAMLIPVLAFFLIRYMFWSTMGDAVPVTPKQFPELYELYADLGAEMGFTGEKLHALPQLYVVNGNGVLNAAAAKCQVRKAYVQINSDLLDIAYELGDFRTVRFVLAHELGHVKLRHISIWRMILRPVNTLLTLAPSISRAQEYSADRVGCYYEPEGARGMAVLFAGKRMYQRVDVEEYYDSIRTHRVGFWFKVANYFADHALGFRRMAAIEQTATQGWNVHGKML; encoded by the coding sequence GTGACCACTTTCACCTCTTCCGCCGCCGGAGCGGTACCCGTCGCTCCTGCGGCCACGCCCACGAATGCGCACTTCCGTCACCGAGCGGAGGTTCCGATGCTGATCGTCGGCGGGCTGACGACGATCGTCGCCTTCGTCGGGGCGCTCACCTTCGTGACCCGCGGTGTCGACGAGCTGCCGGAGTGGGCGGGGGCCGCGCTCTCGGCGATGCTCATCCCGGTGCTTGCCTTCTTCCTCATCCGCTACATGTTCTGGAGCACGATGGGCGATGCCGTCCCGGTCACGCCCAAGCAGTTCCCCGAGCTCTACGAGCTGTACGCCGACCTCGGCGCCGAGATGGGCTTCACGGGTGAGAAGCTGCACGCGCTGCCGCAGCTGTACGTCGTCAACGGCAACGGTGTGCTGAACGCGGCTGCGGCGAAGTGCCAGGTGCGCAAGGCGTACGTGCAGATCAACAGCGACCTGCTCGACATCGCGTATGAACTGGGCGACTTCCGCACGGTGCGCTTCGTTCTCGCGCACGAGCTCGGTCACGTGAAGCTGCGGCACATCAGCATCTGGCGCATGATCCTCCGGCCCGTGAACACGCTGCTGACCCTGGCGCCGAGCATCAGTCGCGCGCAGGAGTACTCGGCGGATCGCGTCGGCTGCTACTACGAGCCCGAGGGGGCGCGCGGCATGGCTGTTCTCTTCGCGGGCAAGCGCATGTACCAGCGCGTCGATGTCGAGGAGTACTACGACTCGATCCGCACCCACCGCGTCGGATTCTGGTTCAAGGTCGCGAACTACTTCGCCGACCACGCTCTCGGCTTCCGTCGCATGGCGGCGATCGAGCAGACGGCGACTCAGGGCTGGAACGTGCACGGCAAGATGCTCTGA
- the aztA gene encoding zinc ABC transporter ATP-binding protein AztA has translation MTTPPLTTTRVLSLREVRVTRGDHTALRDVTATFYAGRLCAVIGPNGSGKSTLLDVAAGLREPQYGSVERQRGIRIALLAQSTPLPAHLPLTVRDVVTMGTWARLGPWRRRRPADRQIVESALATVELTAQARRPISTLSGGQRQRALLAQALAQRADLVLLDEPMAALDTRSRQIIADTVHQLVTSGTAVVAATHDPGEFTAVDDLIELNEGRLMP, from the coding sequence ATGACGACACCACCGCTCACGACGACGCGCGTGCTCTCTCTGCGAGAGGTGCGCGTCACCCGCGGCGACCACACCGCACTTCGAGACGTGACCGCCACCTTCTACGCCGGGCGCCTCTGCGCCGTCATCGGACCGAACGGGTCAGGAAAATCCACTCTGCTCGACGTCGCCGCAGGTCTGCGCGAGCCGCAGTACGGCAGCGTCGAGCGACAGCGCGGCATCCGCATCGCCCTGCTCGCGCAGTCGACACCGCTGCCTGCGCACCTGCCGCTCACCGTGCGCGACGTCGTCACGATGGGTACATGGGCACGGCTCGGCCCGTGGCGCCGACGCCGCCCGGCCGATCGCCAGATCGTCGAATCCGCCCTGGCCACCGTCGAGCTGACGGCGCAGGCCCGTCGCCCGATCAGCACACTCTCCGGCGGGCAGCGCCAGCGGGCACTGCTCGCGCAGGCACTCGCGCAGCGCGCCGACCTCGTCCTGCTCGATGAGCCCATGGCAGCACTCGACACGCGCTCGCGGCAGATCATCGCCGACACCGTGCACCAGCTCGTCACGAGCGGCACCGCTGTCGTCGCCGCCACACACGATCCCGGCGAGTTCACGGCCGTCGACGACCTCATCGAGCTGAACGAGGGTCGACTCATGCCCTGA
- the aztB gene encoding zinc ABC transporter permease AztB yields MPPFLELFDVAFVQRALVAGTLVAVICAVVGTWVVLRGMAFLGEAMAHGMLPGIAVATLVGAPPLLGAAVSAAAMSTGIGMLQRRGRISADTGIGLLFVASLALGVIIVSASRSFATDATAILFGDILATTTGDILTLAVVAIITLVAACLGHRAFVALTFDPRQAQLLGLRPRAAQVLLVALVTVAVVAAYQSVGSLLVVGMLLGPVVAAGQWTGRIPTTAALAAVIGTVSVALGLLISWHTSTAAGATIAFVAICSGAVSTLAHRLFVRPERNS; encoded by the coding sequence ATGCCCCCGTTTCTCGAGCTCTTCGACGTCGCCTTCGTCCAGCGCGCCCTGGTCGCCGGCACGCTCGTCGCCGTGATCTGTGCCGTCGTCGGCACGTGGGTCGTGCTGCGCGGCATGGCGTTCCTCGGGGAGGCGATGGCGCACGGCATGCTGCCGGGGATCGCCGTCGCGACGCTCGTCGGCGCCCCGCCGCTTCTCGGCGCTGCGGTGAGTGCCGCGGCCATGTCCACAGGCATCGGCATGCTGCAACGGCGGGGTCGCATCTCGGCCGACACGGGCATCGGGCTGTTGTTCGTCGCCAGCCTGGCGCTCGGCGTCATCATCGTCTCCGCCTCGCGCTCCTTCGCCACCGACGCGACCGCCATCCTCTTCGGCGACATCCTCGCGACGACGACGGGAGACATCCTCACCCTCGCGGTGGTCGCCATCATCACGCTCGTCGCGGCGTGCCTCGGACACCGTGCGTTCGTCGCGCTGACGTTCGATCCCCGTCAGGCGCAGCTGCTCGGTCTGCGTCCGCGTGCGGCGCAGGTGCTGCTGGTCGCGCTCGTCACGGTTGCCGTCGTCGCCGCCTACCAGTCGGTCGGTTCGCTGCTCGTGGTCGGCATGCTGCTCGGCCCCGTCGTGGCTGCGGGCCAGTGGACGGGTCGCATCCCCACCACCGCAGCGCTGGCTGCCGTCATCGGCACGGTCAGCGTGGCCCTCGGCCTCCTCATCTCCTGGCACACCAGCACCGCCGCCGGCGCGACGATCGCGTTCGTCGCGATCTGCTCGGGTGCTGTCTCGACCCTCGCGCACCGGCTCTTCGTGCGCCCGGAAAGGAACTCATGA
- a CDS encoding metal ABC transporter substrate-binding protein, with protein MSVRHTGTIAALAATALALAMLSGCAPAAQSERPQVHVTTNILGDVVAELVGAEIDVTTLMAPGADPHSFELSARQAAEMRSADLIVANGLGLEEGLSQHVTAAAEEGVAIFEAGAAVEVLAYAEGAGDDPHFWTDPAQMIRVVDALTPLLAGLAADARGAERVRAAAADYRADLAALDEDMTVAFAAIPPSQRALVTNHHVFGYLARRFDFDVLGAAIPSGTTLAAPSAADLQGLVTAIDAAGVRTIFAESSQPDRLMQVLAEEAHRDVAVVELLTESLAPRGEEGDTYLTMMRTNTARLAAGLSR; from the coding sequence ATGAGCGTGCGGCATACCGGAACCATCGCGGCCCTTGCGGCGACAGCACTCGCGCTCGCCATGCTCAGCGGATGCGCACCGGCGGCGCAGAGCGAGCGGCCCCAGGTGCATGTGACCACGAACATCCTGGGTGACGTCGTCGCCGAACTGGTCGGTGCCGAGATCGACGTCACGACGCTGATGGCGCCCGGAGCCGACCCGCATTCCTTCGAGCTGTCCGCCCGTCAGGCGGCCGAGATGCGCAGCGCCGACCTCATCGTCGCCAACGGTCTGGGCCTCGAAGAGGGGCTCAGCCAGCACGTGACCGCGGCGGCGGAGGAGGGCGTTGCGATCTTCGAGGCGGGAGCGGCCGTGGAGGTGCTGGCCTACGCCGAAGGAGCCGGTGACGACCCGCACTTCTGGACCGACCCGGCCCAGATGATCCGCGTCGTGGACGCGCTCACCCCGCTGCTTGCCGGCCTTGCCGCGGATGCGCGCGGAGCCGAGCGTGTGCGAGCGGCGGCCGCGGACTACCGGGCGGATCTCGCGGCACTCGACGAGGACATGACCGTGGCCTTCGCGGCGATCCCGCCGTCACAGCGGGCGCTCGTCACGAACCATCACGTGTTCGGATACCTCGCGCGTCGCTTCGACTTCGACGTGCTGGGCGCGGCGATCCCGAGCGGCACGACGCTTGCGGCGCCCAGCGCCGCAGATCTTCAGGGACTCGTCACGGCGATCGACGCCGCCGGTGTGCGCACGATCTTCGCCGAATCCTCGCAGCCCGACCGCCTCATGCAGGTGCTCGCCGAGGAGGCGCACCGCGACGTGGCCGTGGTGGAACTGCTGACCGAATCACTGGCACCGCGTGGAGAGGAGGGGGACACCTATCTCACGATGATGCGCACGAACACGGCGCGTCTGGCGGCCGGACTGAGCCGCTGA
- the aztD gene encoding zinc metallochaperone AztD — MTYPSRINTRALLGLAAVTALAGVVLAGCAAPAPAAPPADEPAPAADGPRVAVAYEGGVLVVDGTTLEVIDDLPSEEFVRVNAAGDDRHVVVTTSEGFQFLDMRAAELTDLVVPAAAAGHVVRHAGRTVLYDDATSDTTIFETAALADMDGALPDAETIPGVTAHHGVSVVLEDGTLVTTVGDEKTRTGIRAIDDHGHEIAANADCPSVHGEGAAANEALVFGCENGALLYVDGEITKLTSPDAYGRIGNAYTSDSSPLVVMDYKNDPDAEGYLLTNIALVDTEAKSLRTVALPEGVSYTWRGVVRGPSGDALMIGSDGKLHVIDPATGEVTASHAAIESWKSPSEWQQPHPAIAVAGDVVYVTDAAAQKIVALDAATGERLAEGELPHAPNEIAVVG; from the coding sequence ATGACATATCCCTCACGAATCAACACCCGCGCGCTGCTCGGCCTCGCCGCAGTGACGGCCCTCGCCGGCGTGGTGCTGGCCGGTTGCGCCGCGCCGGCACCCGCAGCGCCACCCGCAGATGAGCCCGCTCCCGCGGCCGACGGCCCCCGCGTCGCGGTCGCCTACGAAGGCGGCGTGCTCGTCGTCGACGGCACGACCCTGGAGGTGATCGACGACCTCCCCTCCGAGGAATTCGTCCGAGTCAACGCCGCGGGCGACGACCGCCACGTCGTGGTCACGACGTCGGAGGGCTTCCAGTTCCTCGACATGCGGGCCGCGGAGCTCACCGATCTCGTGGTCCCGGCGGCGGCCGCAGGCCATGTCGTCCGGCACGCCGGTCGCACGGTGCTCTACGACGATGCCACGAGCGACACGACGATCTTCGAGACGGCGGCACTCGCCGACATGGACGGTGCACTGCCTGACGCCGAGACCATTCCCGGTGTCACCGCGCATCACGGCGTCTCGGTCGTGCTCGAGGACGGCACACTCGTGACCACCGTCGGAGACGAGAAGACCCGCACCGGCATCCGCGCCATCGACGACCATGGTCATGAGATCGCCGCCAACGCCGACTGCCCCTCGGTGCACGGTGAGGGAGCGGCCGCGAACGAGGCGCTCGTCTTCGGCTGTGAGAACGGCGCGCTCCTGTACGTCGACGGCGAGATCACGAAGCTCACCTCTCCGGACGCCTACGGCCGCATCGGCAACGCGTACACGAGCGACAGCAGCCCGCTCGTGGTCATGGACTACAAGAACGACCCGGATGCCGAGGGTTACCTGCTGACGAACATCGCCCTCGTCGACACCGAGGCCAAGTCACTGCGCACCGTGGCTCTGCCGGAGGGAGTGAGCTACACCTGGCGGGGTGTCGTGCGCGGTCCCTCGGGTGACGCTCTGATGATCGGCTCGGACGGAAAGCTGCACGTGATCGACCCGGCGACGGGTGAGGTCACGGCGTCGCATGCCGCGATCGAGTCCTGGAAGAGCCCGAGCGAGTGGCAGCAGCCGCATCCCGCGATCGCCGTCGCAGGCGATGTGGTCTACGTGACAGATGCCGCGGCGCAGAAGATCGTCGCGCTTGACGCGGCCACCGGAGAGCGTCTCGCCGAGGGCGAGCTGCCGCACGCCCCGAACGAGATCGCCGTCGTCGGCTGA
- a CDS encoding LysR family transcriptional regulator gives MFELRRLRLLHEFALRGTIAEVAANLSYSPSTVSQQLAQLEREAGVALLEPDGRRIRLTAHGRLLAEHAARALELDEAAREALASTDSSLDPVRISAMQTAAEAIIPPALTLLAERAPALRVELTEAPPEEGLFELSARRFDLVIAEQYPGYTRERHEGVEHTLLGHDPIRLVLPPGENETRLSEMRDRIWVMEPHGTASRHWAVQQCRAAGFEPEVRFEAADLAAHVRLIAAGHAVGVLPDLVWTAQQPPVTLALLPGEPVREVFTAMRSASRDSASIRTAREALADAFAAHTAAPGL, from the coding sequence ATGTTCGAGCTGCGCCGCCTGCGTCTGCTGCACGAGTTCGCCCTGCGCGGCACGATCGCCGAGGTCGCCGCGAATCTCTCCTACAGTCCATCCACGGTGTCTCAGCAGCTCGCCCAGCTCGAACGTGAGGCGGGGGTCGCGCTCCTCGAACCCGACGGGCGCCGCATCCGCCTCACCGCGCACGGACGCCTCCTGGCGGAGCACGCTGCCCGAGCTCTCGAACTCGACGAAGCCGCACGCGAGGCGCTCGCGTCCACCGACAGCAGCCTCGACCCCGTCCGCATCAGCGCGATGCAGACCGCCGCCGAAGCGATCATCCCTCCGGCGCTCACGCTGCTCGCCGAACGCGCACCGGCACTGCGCGTGGAGCTGACCGAGGCGCCACCCGAGGAGGGCCTCTTCGAGTTGTCGGCGCGTCGGTTCGACCTCGTGATCGCCGAGCAGTACCCCGGCTACACGCGGGAACGGCACGAGGGTGTCGAGCACACGCTGCTCGGCCACGACCCGATCCGCCTCGTGCTCCCGCCCGGCGAGAACGAGACCCGACTCTCGGAGATGCGCGACCGGATCTGGGTCATGGAGCCACACGGAACCGCCTCCCGGCACTGGGCCGTGCAGCAGTGCCGGGCCGCCGGATTCGAACCCGAGGTGCGATTCGAGGCCGCGGACCTCGCCGCGCATGTGCGTCTGATCGCCGCCGGGCACGCCGTGGGCGTCCTGCCCGACCTCGTCTGGACCGCACAGCAACCGCCGGTCACTCTCGCGCTGCTTCCGGGAGAACCCGTGCGCGAGGTCTTCACGGCGATGCGCAGCGCATCCCGCGACAGCGCGAGCATCCGCACCGCGCGCGAGGCGCTCGCGGATGCCTTCGCCGCGCACACGGCGGCACCCGGTCTTTGA